A window from Musa acuminata AAA Group cultivar baxijiao chromosome BXJ3-10, Cavendish_Baxijiao_AAA, whole genome shotgun sequence encodes these proteins:
- the LOC135650473 gene encoding uncharacterized protein LOC135650473 isoform X2, translated as MECNERNSDHGATRESQPSSLGFVHLRPLGEPAGDLICLRSDRVYTVGRGRRYCDLVLLQRCISNRHCQIFLDGSDRKLRLIDGFLFPRRSHICEIRRGFQPGRQCSNARVSLNGVFVNGRRVRQGAVAELSVGDEILFSCRSGSSNSCRIKRGFAVDRVFFSEVKIARVNRSLSTLEHSPLAPRSFILQSQLKSILASSDPISYLRNFLDLQQEKHVTLPLALEIGSPASPDSKGCCKTDGLRINVAQKVVSSNVLSDEHSKSSVNAVEIMEVDNCELHPDDDGVVSYSDGSTFFLNRLKPTGPGTSVHCDGVTLPELFHPVKTLLRVFIATFTCDVSWFLSCCRLPNHLPITIACHDSVRCWSACHDSRTSAPYISYPNLLLVYPPFPDVIAFGKDRKKKGVACHHPKLIVLQRDESLRVIVTSANLVPKQWDYVTNTVWWQDFPCRSTLDYSAFFGSIEDLKSDFAAQLAGFVASLIVDVPSQAHWVNEFAKYNFGQAACHLVASLPGVHTQSSYYLAADYCLSPLLQAKQIMQCKTSGHFFGSVQATVVGLSHRFHASPDPNGGQLKVLASLLGKCRENTSGMVEVLLKRATNIPADTNAVSVVVTADLDKFSVGDSVQLGFLPRDVAKWLSPLSDIGFFSFSAFIYAKEALAAAFGGSSTRVQLLVSVSKGPTFSEIPRLICPEHYVSLCSLVASVQRCLGLWRLREVLSRYKWPESLEVDFVYGSSSIGTSVNLQFFSAFSAAAGKKSCQYPDSNESDPAWGCWTSADELNRPSIKILFPTIERVKNGRRGIWDSRHLLSLSERTWQRLTTAGIFHDAIPYPCERLGYPMHVKRRFQSGNGMFSFGWIYIGSHNFSPAAWGNTLLSSSESKAPKLHICNYELGVVLIVPPPDLSDADGRNRFNLDDFVLPFVMPAPEYQDGDRPATAQAMREACVEVTSSKVFLSEDATEELNDDILDEEVTFEESDFSIQESEEEKIYAEMLWGQVDSAGISL; from the exons ATGGAATGCAATGAGCGCAACAGCGATCATGGAGCGACGCGGGAATCCCAACCCTCTAGCTTGGGCTTCGTTCACCTTCGACCCCTCGGGGAACCCGCCGGCGATCTCATCTGCCTGCGATCGGACCGGGTCTACACCGTCGGCCGGGGGCGCCGCTATTGCGATCTTGTCCTCCTCCAACGCTGCATCAGCAACCGTCATTGCCAGATATTTCTGGATGGATCCGATCGTAAACTCCGTTTGATCGATGGCTTCCTTTTTCCCCGTCGTTCCCATATCTGCGAGATCAGGCGAGGCTTTCAACCCGGAAGGCAGTGCTCGAACGCTAGGGTTTCTCTCAATGGCGTCTTCGTTAATGGTCGCAGGGTCCGGCAAGGCGCGGTAGCAGAATTGTCGGTCGGAGATGAGATATTGTTTTCTTGCAGAAGTGGATCGAGTAATAGTTGTAGAATTAAGCGTGGGTTTGCCGTGGATAGGGTCTTTTTCTCTGAGGTTAAGATTGCTCGTGTGAATCGTTCACTCTCCACGTTGGAACACAGTCCTTTGGCCCCAAGATCATTCATTCTGCAGAGCCAGCTGAAAAGTATACTTGCCAGCTCCGATCCAATATCCTACCTGAGGAATTTTCTTGATTTGCAACAAGAAAAACATGTAACACTTCCATTGGCCTTGGAAATTGGATCCCCTGCTTCTCCGGACTCTAAGGGATGCTGTAAGACAGATGGTTTGCGGATTAATGTTGCACAAAAGGTGGTCAGTTCGAATGTTCTGAGTGATGAGCACAGTAAGTCCTCGGTAAATGCAGTTGAAATCATGGAAGTCGATAATTGTGAACTCCATCCAGATGATGATGGGGTAGTCAGTTATTCAGATGGCAGCACATTCTTTCTGAACCGTCTCAAGCCCACTGGTCCTGGCACATCTGTTCACTGTGATGGAGTCACTCTGCCTGAGCTGTTTCATCCAGTGAAAACACTGCTTCGAGTTTTTATTGCAACATTTACATGTGATGTTTCTTG GTTTTTGTCATGTTGTCGATTACCAAACCACCTGCCAATAACAATTGCATGCCATGACAGTGTAAGATGTTGGAGTGCTTGCCATGATAGTAGGACTTCTGCACCATATATTAGTTATCCAAACCTATTGTTGGT TTATCCCCCTTTTCCAGATGTAATAGCCTTTGGAAAAGATCGAAAGAAAAAAGGTGTTGCATGTCATCATCCGAAGCTTATTGTCCTGCAGAGGGATGAAAGTCTTCGAGTTATAGTTACTTCAGCAAATCTAGTTCCAAAACAG TGGGACTATGTGACGAACACTGTTTGGTGGCAAGATTTTCCTTGTAGAAGTACtctagattattcagctttttttGGATCAATTGAAGATTTAAAATCTGACTTTGCTGCTCAGTTAGCTGGGTTTGTGGCATCACTTATTGTTGATGTGCCCAGCCAAGCGCACTGGGTCAATGAGTTCGCTAAGTATAACTTTGGACAAGCTGCTTGCCACCTTGTTGCTTCATTGCCTGGAGTCCATACACAGAGCTCTTATTATCTTGCGGCTGATTATTGCTTATCG CCTTTGTTGCAGGCTAAACAGATCATGCAATGTAAGACTTCTGGGCATTTTTTTGGTTCAGTTCAAGCGACTGTAGTTGGTTTAAGCCATCGATTTCATGCTTCCCCTGACCCAAATGGTGGTcaattaaaagttttagcttcacTTTTAGGAAAGTGTCGAGAGAACACTAGTGGAATGGTAGAAGTTCTCCTGAAAAGAGCTACAAACATACCAGCAGATACTAACGCAGTGAGTGTGGTTGTTACTGCAGATCTGGATAAATTTTCTGTAGGAG ATTCTGTGCAACTTGGTTTTCTGCCTAGAGATGTTGCAAAATGGTTGTCTCCTCTCagtgacattgggttttttagttTTTCGGCCTTCATCTATGCAAAGGAAGCCCTTGCAGCTGCATTTGGTGGAAGCAGCACTAGAGTACAGTTGTTAGTTTCTGTCTCAAAG GGGCCAACATTTTCTGAAATACCAAGATTGATCTGTCCTGAGCATTATGTGTCTTTGTGCTCACTTGTTGCTTCTGTGCAGAGGTGTCTTGGACTTTGGCGTTTAAGAGAG GTCTTGTCGCGATACAAGTGGCCTGAATCACTAGAGGTTGATTTTGTGTATG GTTCATCCTCAATTGGAACTTCAGTCAATTTGCAATTTTTTTCTGCTTTCTCAGCTGCAGCTGGGAAAAAGTCGTGTCAGTATCCTGATTCTAACGAGTCTGACCCAGCG TGGGGTTGCTGGACTTCTGCTGATGAGCTAAATAGACCATCAATTAAGATCTTATTCCCCACCATTGAAAGAGTGAAAAATGGACGGCGTGGCATTTGGGATTCTAGGCACTTACTTTCACTGTCAGAG AGAACCTGGCAAAGGTTGACAACTGCTGGTATATTTCATGATGCCATTCCTTATCCATGTGAAAGGCTAGGATACCCAATGCATGTCAAG AGACGTTTCCAATCTGGAAATGGTATGTTCTCATTTGGTTGGATATATATTGGGTCACACAATTTCAGTCCTGCTGCTTGGGGAAACACATTGCTTTCATCGTCAGAATCAAAGGCTCCAAAACTGCATATTTGTAACTATGAGCTTGGTGTCGTCTTGATTGTGCCCCCGCCAGATCTTTCGGATGCAGATGGtagaaacagatttaatcttGATGATTTCGTTCTGCCATTTGTCATGCCTGCACCAGAGTACCAAGATGGTGATAGACCAGCTACAGCACAGGCCATGCGAGAGGCCTGTGTTGAAGTCACTTCATCAAAGGTATTCTTGTCAGAAGATGCAACGGAAGAACTGAACGACGATATCCTAGATGAAGAAGTAACTTTTGAGGAATCCGACTTTTCCATCCAGGAGAGTGAAGAAGAGAAAATTTATGCTGAGATGCTTTGGGGTCAAGTGGACTCTGCTGGAATCTCTTTGTGA
- the LOC135650473 gene encoding uncharacterized protein LOC135650473 isoform X4 — MECNERNSDHGATRESQPSSLGFVHLRPLGEPAGDLICLRSDRVYTVGRGRRYCDLVLLQRCISNRHCQIFLDGSDRKLRLIDGFLFPRRSHICEIRRGFQPGRQCSNARVSLNGVFVNGRRVRQGAVAELSVGDEILFSCRSGSSNSCRIKRGFAVDRVFFSEVKIARVNRSLSTLEHSPLAPRSFILQSQLKSILASSDPISYLRNFLDLQQEKHVTLPLALEIGSPASPDSKGCCKTDGLRINVAQKVVSSNVLSDEHSKSSVNAVEIMEVDNCELHPDDDGVVSYSDGSTFFLNRLKPTGPGTSVHCDGVTLPELFHPVKTLLRVFIATFTCDVSCYPPFPDVIAFGKDRKKKGVACHHPKLIVLQRDESLRVIVTSANLVPKQWDYVTNTVWWQDFPCRSTLDYSAFFGSIEDLKSDFAAQLAGFVASLIVDVPSQAHWVNEFAKYNFGQAACHLVASLPGVHTQSSYYLAADYCLSPLLQAKQIMQCKTSGHFFGSVQATVVGLSHRFHASPDPNGGQLKVLASLLGKCRENTSGMVEVLLKRATNIPADTNAVSVVVTADLDKFSVGDSVQLGFLPRDVAKWLSPLSDIGFFSFSAFIYAKEALAAAFGGSSTRVQLLVSVSKGPTFSEIPRLICPEHYVSLCSLVASVQRCLGLWRLREVLSRYKWPESLEVDFVYGSSSIGTSVNLQFFSAFSAAAGKKSCQYPDSNESDPAWGCWTSADELNRPSIKILFPTIERVKNGRRGIWDSRHLLSLSERTWQRLTTAGIFHDAIPYPCERLGYPMHVKVAQRRFQSGNGMFSFGWIYIGSHNFSPAAWGNTLLSSSESKAPKLHICNYELGVVLIVPPPDLSDADGRNRFNLDDFVLPFVMPAPEYQDGDRPATAQAMREACVEVTSSKVFLSEDATEELNDDILDEEVTFEESDFSIQESEEEKIYAEMLWGQVDSAGISL; from the exons ATGGAATGCAATGAGCGCAACAGCGATCATGGAGCGACGCGGGAATCCCAACCCTCTAGCTTGGGCTTCGTTCACCTTCGACCCCTCGGGGAACCCGCCGGCGATCTCATCTGCCTGCGATCGGACCGGGTCTACACCGTCGGCCGGGGGCGCCGCTATTGCGATCTTGTCCTCCTCCAACGCTGCATCAGCAACCGTCATTGCCAGATATTTCTGGATGGATCCGATCGTAAACTCCGTTTGATCGATGGCTTCCTTTTTCCCCGTCGTTCCCATATCTGCGAGATCAGGCGAGGCTTTCAACCCGGAAGGCAGTGCTCGAACGCTAGGGTTTCTCTCAATGGCGTCTTCGTTAATGGTCGCAGGGTCCGGCAAGGCGCGGTAGCAGAATTGTCGGTCGGAGATGAGATATTGTTTTCTTGCAGAAGTGGATCGAGTAATAGTTGTAGAATTAAGCGTGGGTTTGCCGTGGATAGGGTCTTTTTCTCTGAGGTTAAGATTGCTCGTGTGAATCGTTCACTCTCCACGTTGGAACACAGTCCTTTGGCCCCAAGATCATTCATTCTGCAGAGCCAGCTGAAAAGTATACTTGCCAGCTCCGATCCAATATCCTACCTGAGGAATTTTCTTGATTTGCAACAAGAAAAACATGTAACACTTCCATTGGCCTTGGAAATTGGATCCCCTGCTTCTCCGGACTCTAAGGGATGCTGTAAGACAGATGGTTTGCGGATTAATGTTGCACAAAAGGTGGTCAGTTCGAATGTTCTGAGTGATGAGCACAGTAAGTCCTCGGTAAATGCAGTTGAAATCATGGAAGTCGATAATTGTGAACTCCATCCAGATGATGATGGGGTAGTCAGTTATTCAGATGGCAGCACATTCTTTCTGAACCGTCTCAAGCCCACTGGTCCTGGCACATCTGTTCACTGTGATGGAGTCACTCTGCCTGAGCTGTTTCATCCAGTGAAAACACTGCTTCGAGTTTTTATTGCAACATTTACATGTGATGTTTCTTG TTATCCCCCTTTTCCAGATGTAATAGCCTTTGGAAAAGATCGAAAGAAAAAAGGTGTTGCATGTCATCATCCGAAGCTTATTGTCCTGCAGAGGGATGAAAGTCTTCGAGTTATAGTTACTTCAGCAAATCTAGTTCCAAAACAG TGGGACTATGTGACGAACACTGTTTGGTGGCAAGATTTTCCTTGTAGAAGTACtctagattattcagctttttttGGATCAATTGAAGATTTAAAATCTGACTTTGCTGCTCAGTTAGCTGGGTTTGTGGCATCACTTATTGTTGATGTGCCCAGCCAAGCGCACTGGGTCAATGAGTTCGCTAAGTATAACTTTGGACAAGCTGCTTGCCACCTTGTTGCTTCATTGCCTGGAGTCCATACACAGAGCTCTTATTATCTTGCGGCTGATTATTGCTTATCG CCTTTGTTGCAGGCTAAACAGATCATGCAATGTAAGACTTCTGGGCATTTTTTTGGTTCAGTTCAAGCGACTGTAGTTGGTTTAAGCCATCGATTTCATGCTTCCCCTGACCCAAATGGTGGTcaattaaaagttttagcttcacTTTTAGGAAAGTGTCGAGAGAACACTAGTGGAATGGTAGAAGTTCTCCTGAAAAGAGCTACAAACATACCAGCAGATACTAACGCAGTGAGTGTGGTTGTTACTGCAGATCTGGATAAATTTTCTGTAGGAG ATTCTGTGCAACTTGGTTTTCTGCCTAGAGATGTTGCAAAATGGTTGTCTCCTCTCagtgacattgggttttttagttTTTCGGCCTTCATCTATGCAAAGGAAGCCCTTGCAGCTGCATTTGGTGGAAGCAGCACTAGAGTACAGTTGTTAGTTTCTGTCTCAAAG GGGCCAACATTTTCTGAAATACCAAGATTGATCTGTCCTGAGCATTATGTGTCTTTGTGCTCACTTGTTGCTTCTGTGCAGAGGTGTCTTGGACTTTGGCGTTTAAGAGAG GTCTTGTCGCGATACAAGTGGCCTGAATCACTAGAGGTTGATTTTGTGTATG GTTCATCCTCAATTGGAACTTCAGTCAATTTGCAATTTTTTTCTGCTTTCTCAGCTGCAGCTGGGAAAAAGTCGTGTCAGTATCCTGATTCTAACGAGTCTGACCCAGCG TGGGGTTGCTGGACTTCTGCTGATGAGCTAAATAGACCATCAATTAAGATCTTATTCCCCACCATTGAAAGAGTGAAAAATGGACGGCGTGGCATTTGGGATTCTAGGCACTTACTTTCACTGTCAGAG AGAACCTGGCAAAGGTTGACAACTGCTGGTATATTTCATGATGCCATTCCTTATCCATGTGAAAGGCTAGGATACCCAATGCATGTCAAG GTAGCTCAGAGACGTTTCCAATCTGGAAATGGTATGTTCTCATTTGGTTGGATATATATTGGGTCACACAATTTCAGTCCTGCTGCTTGGGGAAACACATTGCTTTCATCGTCAGAATCAAAGGCTCCAAAACTGCATATTTGTAACTATGAGCTTGGTGTCGTCTTGATTGTGCCCCCGCCAGATCTTTCGGATGCAGATGGtagaaacagatttaatcttGATGATTTCGTTCTGCCATTTGTCATGCCTGCACCAGAGTACCAAGATGGTGATAGACCAGCTACAGCACAGGCCATGCGAGAGGCCTGTGTTGAAGTCACTTCATCAAAGGTATTCTTGTCAGAAGATGCAACGGAAGAACTGAACGACGATATCCTAGATGAAGAAGTAACTTTTGAGGAATCCGACTTTTCCATCCAGGAGAGTGAAGAAGAGAAAATTTATGCTGAGATGCTTTGGGGTCAAGTGGACTCTGCTGGAATCTCTTTGTGA
- the LOC135650473 gene encoding uncharacterized protein LOC135650473 isoform X3, translating to MECNERNSDHGATRESQPSSLGFVHLRPLGEPAGDLICLRSDRVYTVGRGRRYCDLVLLQRCISNRHCQIFLDGSDRKLRLIDGFLFPRRSHICEIRRGFQPGRQCSNARVSLNGVFVNGRRVRQGAVAELSVGDEILFSCRSGSSNSCRIKRGFAVDRVFFSEVKIARVNRSLSTLEHSPLAPRSFILQSQLKSILASSDPISYLRNFLDLQQEKHVTLPLALEIGSPASPDSKGCCKTDGLRINVAQKVVSSNVLSDEHSKSSVNAVEIMEVDNCELHPDDDGVVSYSDGSTFFLNRLKPTGPGTSVHCDGVTLPELFHPVKTLLRVFIATFTCDVSWFLSCCRLPNHLPITIACHDSVRCWSACHDSRTSAPYISYPNLLLVYPPFPDVIAFGKDRKKKGVACHHPKLIVLQRDESLRVIVTSANLVPKQWDYVTNTVWWQDFPCRSTLDYSAFFGSIEDLKSDFAAQLAGFVASLIVDVPSQAHWVNEFAKYNFGQAACHLVASLPGVHTQSSYYLAADYCLSAKQIMQCKTSGHFFGSVQATVVGLSHRFHASPDPNGGQLKVLASLLGKCRENTSGMVEVLLKRATNIPADTNAVSVVVTADLDKFSVGDSVQLGFLPRDVAKWLSPLSDIGFFSFSAFIYAKEALAAAFGGSSTRVQLLVSVSKGPTFSEIPRLICPEHYVSLCSLVASVQRCLGLWRLREVLSRYKWPESLEVDFVYGSSSIGTSVNLQFFSAFSAAAGKKSCQYPDSNESDPAWGCWTSADELNRPSIKILFPTIERVKNGRRGIWDSRHLLSLSERTWQRLTTAGIFHDAIPYPCERLGYPMHVKVAQRRFQSGNGMFSFGWIYIGSHNFSPAAWGNTLLSSSESKAPKLHICNYELGVVLIVPPPDLSDADGRNRFNLDDFVLPFVMPAPEYQDGDRPATAQAMREACVEVTSSKVFLSEDATEELNDDILDEEVTFEESDFSIQESEEEKIYAEMLWGQVDSAGISL from the exons ATGGAATGCAATGAGCGCAACAGCGATCATGGAGCGACGCGGGAATCCCAACCCTCTAGCTTGGGCTTCGTTCACCTTCGACCCCTCGGGGAACCCGCCGGCGATCTCATCTGCCTGCGATCGGACCGGGTCTACACCGTCGGCCGGGGGCGCCGCTATTGCGATCTTGTCCTCCTCCAACGCTGCATCAGCAACCGTCATTGCCAGATATTTCTGGATGGATCCGATCGTAAACTCCGTTTGATCGATGGCTTCCTTTTTCCCCGTCGTTCCCATATCTGCGAGATCAGGCGAGGCTTTCAACCCGGAAGGCAGTGCTCGAACGCTAGGGTTTCTCTCAATGGCGTCTTCGTTAATGGTCGCAGGGTCCGGCAAGGCGCGGTAGCAGAATTGTCGGTCGGAGATGAGATATTGTTTTCTTGCAGAAGTGGATCGAGTAATAGTTGTAGAATTAAGCGTGGGTTTGCCGTGGATAGGGTCTTTTTCTCTGAGGTTAAGATTGCTCGTGTGAATCGTTCACTCTCCACGTTGGAACACAGTCCTTTGGCCCCAAGATCATTCATTCTGCAGAGCCAGCTGAAAAGTATACTTGCCAGCTCCGATCCAATATCCTACCTGAGGAATTTTCTTGATTTGCAACAAGAAAAACATGTAACACTTCCATTGGCCTTGGAAATTGGATCCCCTGCTTCTCCGGACTCTAAGGGATGCTGTAAGACAGATGGTTTGCGGATTAATGTTGCACAAAAGGTGGTCAGTTCGAATGTTCTGAGTGATGAGCACAGTAAGTCCTCGGTAAATGCAGTTGAAATCATGGAAGTCGATAATTGTGAACTCCATCCAGATGATGATGGGGTAGTCAGTTATTCAGATGGCAGCACATTCTTTCTGAACCGTCTCAAGCCCACTGGTCCTGGCACATCTGTTCACTGTGATGGAGTCACTCTGCCTGAGCTGTTTCATCCAGTGAAAACACTGCTTCGAGTTTTTATTGCAACATTTACATGTGATGTTTCTTG GTTTTTGTCATGTTGTCGATTACCAAACCACCTGCCAATAACAATTGCATGCCATGACAGTGTAAGATGTTGGAGTGCTTGCCATGATAGTAGGACTTCTGCACCATATATTAGTTATCCAAACCTATTGTTGGT TTATCCCCCTTTTCCAGATGTAATAGCCTTTGGAAAAGATCGAAAGAAAAAAGGTGTTGCATGTCATCATCCGAAGCTTATTGTCCTGCAGAGGGATGAAAGTCTTCGAGTTATAGTTACTTCAGCAAATCTAGTTCCAAAACAG TGGGACTATGTGACGAACACTGTTTGGTGGCAAGATTTTCCTTGTAGAAGTACtctagattattcagctttttttGGATCAATTGAAGATTTAAAATCTGACTTTGCTGCTCAGTTAGCTGGGTTTGTGGCATCACTTATTGTTGATGTGCCCAGCCAAGCGCACTGGGTCAATGAGTTCGCTAAGTATAACTTTGGACAAGCTGCTTGCCACCTTGTTGCTTCATTGCCTGGAGTCCATACACAGAGCTCTTATTATCTTGCGGCTGATTATTGCTTATCG GCTAAACAGATCATGCAATGTAAGACTTCTGGGCATTTTTTTGGTTCAGTTCAAGCGACTGTAGTTGGTTTAAGCCATCGATTTCATGCTTCCCCTGACCCAAATGGTGGTcaattaaaagttttagcttcacTTTTAGGAAAGTGTCGAGAGAACACTAGTGGAATGGTAGAAGTTCTCCTGAAAAGAGCTACAAACATACCAGCAGATACTAACGCAGTGAGTGTGGTTGTTACTGCAGATCTGGATAAATTTTCTGTAGGAG ATTCTGTGCAACTTGGTTTTCTGCCTAGAGATGTTGCAAAATGGTTGTCTCCTCTCagtgacattgggttttttagttTTTCGGCCTTCATCTATGCAAAGGAAGCCCTTGCAGCTGCATTTGGTGGAAGCAGCACTAGAGTACAGTTGTTAGTTTCTGTCTCAAAG GGGCCAACATTTTCTGAAATACCAAGATTGATCTGTCCTGAGCATTATGTGTCTTTGTGCTCACTTGTTGCTTCTGTGCAGAGGTGTCTTGGACTTTGGCGTTTAAGAGAG GTCTTGTCGCGATACAAGTGGCCTGAATCACTAGAGGTTGATTTTGTGTATG GTTCATCCTCAATTGGAACTTCAGTCAATTTGCAATTTTTTTCTGCTTTCTCAGCTGCAGCTGGGAAAAAGTCGTGTCAGTATCCTGATTCTAACGAGTCTGACCCAGCG TGGGGTTGCTGGACTTCTGCTGATGAGCTAAATAGACCATCAATTAAGATCTTATTCCCCACCATTGAAAGAGTGAAAAATGGACGGCGTGGCATTTGGGATTCTAGGCACTTACTTTCACTGTCAGAG AGAACCTGGCAAAGGTTGACAACTGCTGGTATATTTCATGATGCCATTCCTTATCCATGTGAAAGGCTAGGATACCCAATGCATGTCAAG GTAGCTCAGAGACGTTTCCAATCTGGAAATGGTATGTTCTCATTTGGTTGGATATATATTGGGTCACACAATTTCAGTCCTGCTGCTTGGGGAAACACATTGCTTTCATCGTCAGAATCAAAGGCTCCAAAACTGCATATTTGTAACTATGAGCTTGGTGTCGTCTTGATTGTGCCCCCGCCAGATCTTTCGGATGCAGATGGtagaaacagatttaatcttGATGATTTCGTTCTGCCATTTGTCATGCCTGCACCAGAGTACCAAGATGGTGATAGACCAGCTACAGCACAGGCCATGCGAGAGGCCTGTGTTGAAGTCACTTCATCAAAGGTATTCTTGTCAGAAGATGCAACGGAAGAACTGAACGACGATATCCTAGATGAAGAAGTAACTTTTGAGGAATCCGACTTTTCCATCCAGGAGAGTGAAGAAGAGAAAATTTATGCTGAGATGCTTTGGGGTCAAGTGGACTCTGCTGGAATCTCTTTGTGA